The following coding sequences lie in one Saccharopolyspora hordei genomic window:
- a CDS encoding IclR family transcriptional regulator domain-containing protein, with the protein MATDGLSSVQRALDVLRALGSGPLRVQSVAEALGKEKTQVSRTLKVLAENGFVERDPDTLEYRLGWQLFALAGAASDSRLLRQAAPVVRGLMRATGEAAYLTVLNGGAAVTVLAERPGHTLQPHEWIGRLSPLTCTSSGRALLIGRPEDEVEALLAAQPGRLPGTERAPRSPEAVRERLRAEERAGCSVAVEELEPGLVAVAAPVRDFRGTTVAALNVSAPVVRLPPDHLEHATAAVVDAAARLSHALGAP; encoded by the coding sequence GTGGCCACTGATGGGTTGAGCAGCGTCCAGCGAGCCCTGGACGTGCTGCGCGCGCTCGGGTCCGGACCGCTGCGCGTGCAGTCCGTCGCCGAGGCGCTCGGCAAGGAGAAGACGCAGGTCTCGCGCACGCTGAAGGTGCTCGCTGAGAACGGCTTCGTGGAACGTGACCCGGACACGCTGGAGTACCGGCTGGGCTGGCAGCTGTTCGCCCTCGCCGGGGCGGCCAGCGACAGCCGCCTGCTGCGGCAGGCGGCGCCCGTGGTGCGCGGCCTGATGCGCGCGACCGGCGAAGCGGCGTACCTGACCGTGCTCAACGGGGGCGCGGCCGTGACGGTGCTGGCCGAACGCCCGGGCCACACCCTCCAGCCGCACGAGTGGATCGGCCGGCTCTCCCCGCTCACCTGCACGTCCAGCGGCCGCGCGCTGCTGATCGGCCGCCCGGAGGACGAGGTCGAGGCCCTGCTGGCGGCTCAGCCGGGGAGGCTGCCCGGCACCGAGCGGGCTCCGCGGAGCCCGGAGGCGGTGCGCGAGCGGCTGCGCGCCGAGGAGCGGGCGGGGTGCAGCGTCGCCGTCGAGGAGTTGGAACCGGGCCTGGTCGCCGTCGCGGCGCCGGTCCGCGACTTCCGCGGCACGACGGTCGCCGCGCTCAACGTCTCGGCCCCGGTGGTCCGGCTACCGCCGGACCACCTCGAGCACGCCACGGCCGCGGTCGTCGACGCCGCGGCGCGGCTCTCCCACGCCCTCGGCGCGCCGTAG